A window of Chryseobacterium sp. IHB B 17019 genomic DNA:
ATGATTTTGAATTGACTGACGAGATGGTGAAATCTATAGAAGCAGCTTTAAAACAAGATAAATCTAAGGCAGTAGATGGTAAGGAATCCTTGAAGAGAATGAGATCCAAATATGGACTTTAATTTTAAGTTTTTACCGCTTGCTGAAGAAAATATCGAAGAAGCGACAGATTATTATGCTAGTATTTCATTAAAAGTTCTCAAGAATTTTAATAACCAATTCGACGCTTCTATTAACAAAATTATAAATAATCCTTATTTTCAGAAAAGGTTTAAACAGGTAAGAGCTCTTCCGGTAAAGAAATTTCCTTACATCATATTTTATGAAGTTGATGATAAAGAAAAAATAATTTACATACTTTCCGTTTTCTGCACTCATCAGAATCCGGAAAAATATCCTTAAAATCTAATAATAAAAAGTAATAAAATAAAAATGGCAGAAATTCTTGACGGATTAAAAGTATCCAAAGAAATAAAAGCAGAAATCAAGGTTGAAGTTGATAAAATCCTTGAAAGCAAAAGAAGAGCGCCGCATTTGGTGGCCATTCTTGTTGGAAACAACGGAGCGAGCAAGGCTTATGTAAATGCTAAAGTAAAAGACTGTG
This region includes:
- a CDS encoding DUF2683 family protein, which encodes MTQIIINLHNKEEETFVETFLKKMKISFEKNEDDFELTDEMVKSIEAALKQDKSKAVDGKESLKRMRSKYGL
- a CDS encoding type II toxin-antitoxin system RelE/ParE family toxin, producing the protein MDFNFKFLPLAEENIEEATDYYASISLKVLKNFNNQFDASINKIINNPYFQKRFKQVRALPVKKFPYIIFYEVDDKEKIIYILSVFCTHQNPEKYP